In Microbacterium sp. 1.5R, the following are encoded in one genomic region:
- the xerD gene encoding site-specific tyrosine recombinase XerD: MQLDRALDTYLRHVTIERGLSEHTISAYRRDLDMYLEWLVSEGVTDTAEISPAVVGRFIADRSGADPAPAATSLARLQSSVRGWHRFLAREGIEPDDPSGRLRPPKAPRRLPKALTIDQVESLLGAPSAEDPLGIRDRALLELLYATGARVSEAVGLDVDDLAHGDVLRLRGKGSKERIVPIGSFARAAVDAYLTRVRPGLAVKGRASARLFLGARGAPLSRQSAWLVIRAAAENAHITAEVSPHTLRHSFATHLLQGGADVRVVQELLGHASVATTQIYTHVSVDTLRDIYATSHPRAR; this comes from the coding sequence ATGCAGCTCGACCGAGCGTTGGACACGTATCTGCGCCACGTCACGATCGAGCGCGGTCTCAGCGAGCACACTATCTCCGCGTATCGACGCGACCTGGACATGTATCTGGAGTGGCTCGTGTCCGAGGGGGTGACGGACACCGCTGAGATCAGCCCGGCGGTCGTCGGACGCTTCATCGCCGATCGCTCCGGGGCCGATCCGGCTCCTGCGGCGACGAGCCTCGCCCGCCTGCAGTCGTCGGTGCGCGGATGGCACCGGTTCCTGGCGCGTGAAGGGATCGAACCGGATGACCCGAGCGGGCGTCTCCGTCCGCCCAAGGCCCCGCGGCGTCTGCCGAAGGCGCTGACGATCGACCAGGTCGAGAGCCTCCTCGGCGCCCCCAGCGCGGAGGATCCGCTGGGCATCCGTGACCGGGCCCTGCTCGAGCTGCTCTACGCGACCGGCGCTCGTGTGTCGGAGGCCGTCGGGCTCGACGTCGACGACCTCGCTCATGGCGATGTCCTGCGCCTCCGTGGCAAGGGGTCGAAGGAACGTATCGTGCCGATCGGCTCGTTCGCCCGCGCAGCGGTGGACGCGTACCTCACCCGGGTCCGTCCCGGGCTCGCAGTGAAGGGTCGGGCGTCGGCGCGGCTGTTCCTCGGCGCGCGCGGTGCGCCCCTGTCACGCCAGAGCGCCTGGCTGGTCATCCGCGCGGCCGCGGAGAACGCGCACATCACCGCCGAGGTCTCACCGCACACGCTGCGGCACTCGTTCGCCACGCACCTGCTGCAGGGCGGCGCAGACGTGCGCGTCGTGCAGGAGCTGCTCGGACACGCCTCGGTCGCGACGACCCAGATCTACACGCACGTGTCTGTCGACACGCTGCGCGACATCTACGCGACGTCGCACCCTCGCGCCCGGTGA
- a CDS encoding NUDIX domain-containing protein, with protein sequence MSEFDELRDEPFQPEVLQSDLVYEGAVWNVRDDRVRYGDGEIRRQYVAHTGAVAILALDDQGRVLLIQQYRHPIRHRDWELPAGLLDMPGEEPLAAAQRELAEEADLVAAHWEPLVSSWTTPGGNDEVIHVFLASGVSTANEAHARVDEEADIRVEWVPLDAAVAAVLDGRMRNGILSIGVLAAAQRLRDRS encoded by the coding sequence ATGTCTGAGTTCGATGAGCTGAGAGACGAGCCCTTCCAGCCGGAGGTTCTGCAGAGCGACCTCGTCTACGAGGGTGCCGTATGGAATGTGCGCGACGACCGTGTGCGTTACGGCGACGGGGAGATCCGCCGTCAGTATGTCGCGCACACCGGCGCCGTAGCGATCCTCGCGCTCGATGACCAGGGTCGCGTACTGCTGATCCAGCAGTACCGGCACCCGATCCGTCACCGCGACTGGGAGCTGCCGGCAGGTCTGCTCGACATGCCGGGGGAGGAGCCCCTCGCGGCAGCTCAGCGCGAGCTGGCGGAGGAGGCCGATCTCGTCGCCGCGCACTGGGAGCCGCTCGTATCGTCGTGGACGACCCCGGGTGGCAACGACGAGGTCATCCACGTCTTCCTCGCGAGTGGTGTGTCGACGGCGAACGAAGCGCACGCGCGCGTGGACGAAGAGGCTGACATCCGTGTGGAGTGGGTGCCGCTCGATGCCGCGGTCGCCGCGGTGCTCGATGGGCGGATGCGCAACGGCATCCTCAGCATCGGCGTCCTCGCGGCCGCGCAGAGGCTGCGCGACCGGAGCTGA
- a CDS encoding CTP synthase: MNSSSAGPKNDTTKHIFVTGGVVSSLGKGLTAASLGNLLTARGLRVVMQKLDPYLNVDPGTMNPFQHGEVFVTDDGAETDLDIGHYERFLDINLSQAANVTTGQIYSQVIARERRGEYLGDTVQVIPHITDEIKRRMRLQATEDPRPDVIITEVGGTVGDIESQPFLEAARQLRHELGRDSVFFVHVSLVPFMGASGEQKTKPTQHSVAALRQVGIQPDALVLRSDRPVSESNRNKIALMCDVDAEGVINTVDLPSIYDIPSTLNDQGLDSYIVRRLGLDQKAADEVDWSRWSKVLHAVHNPKHEVTIGLVGKYIDLPDAYLSVTEALKAGGFAQETKVNIRWIPSDRCETPEGAREQLAALDGICVPGGFGIRGIEGKLGALKFAREQGIPTLGLCLGLQCMVIEYARDVAGIEGASSSEFDPETTEPVIATMAEQIEILDGGDLGGTMRLGLYKAALAEGSLASELYGGPEASERHRHRYEVNNAYRARLSEAGLVFSGLNPELDLVEYVELPRDVHPYYIATQAHPELRSRPTDPHPLFRGLVGAAIERHRSSELFDVEADAEFGEAVA; encoded by the coding sequence ATGAACTCTTCTTCTGCGGGGCCCAAGAACGACACGACCAAGCACATCTTTGTGACGGGTGGTGTCGTTTCGTCTTTGGGTAAGGGGCTCACTGCCGCAAGCCTCGGCAACCTCCTCACCGCACGCGGACTCCGCGTCGTGATGCAGAAGCTCGACCCGTATCTCAACGTCGATCCGGGCACGATGAACCCGTTCCAGCACGGTGAGGTCTTCGTCACGGATGACGGTGCCGAGACCGACCTCGACATCGGCCACTACGAGCGCTTCCTCGACATCAACCTGTCGCAGGCGGCGAACGTCACGACCGGTCAGATCTACTCGCAGGTCATCGCCCGCGAGCGTCGCGGCGAGTACCTCGGCGACACCGTGCAGGTCATCCCGCACATCACCGATGAGATCAAGCGCCGCATGCGTCTGCAGGCGACCGAGGATCCTCGCCCCGACGTGATCATCACCGAGGTCGGCGGAACGGTCGGCGACATCGAGTCGCAGCCGTTCCTCGAGGCCGCTCGTCAGCTGCGTCACGAGCTCGGACGCGACAGCGTGTTCTTCGTGCACGTCTCGCTGGTTCCGTTCATGGGCGCATCCGGTGAGCAGAAGACGAAGCCGACCCAGCACTCGGTGGCGGCCCTCCGTCAGGTCGGCATCCAGCCCGATGCCCTCGTGCTCCGCAGCGACCGGCCTGTGAGCGAGAGCAACCGCAACAAGATCGCACTCATGTGCGACGTCGACGCCGAGGGCGTCATCAACACGGTCGATCTGCCGAGCATCTACGACATCCCTTCGACGCTCAACGACCAGGGGCTCGACTCGTACATCGTGCGCCGCCTCGGACTCGACCAGAAGGCTGCCGACGAGGTGGACTGGTCGCGCTGGAGCAAGGTCCTCCACGCCGTGCACAACCCGAAGCACGAGGTCACCATCGGCCTGGTCGGCAAGTACATCGACCTGCCGGACGCCTACCTCTCGGTGACCGAAGCGCTGAAGGCCGGCGGTTTCGCACAGGAGACCAAGGTCAACATCCGCTGGATCCCGTCGGACCGCTGCGAGACCCCCGAGGGCGCGCGCGAGCAGCTCGCCGCACTCGACGGCATCTGCGTTCCCGGTGGCTTCGGCATCCGTGGGATCGAGGGCAAGCTCGGTGCGCTGAAGTTCGCGCGCGAGCAGGGAATTCCGACCCTCGGCCTGTGCCTCGGCCTCCAGTGCATGGTCATCGAATACGCCCGTGATGTCGCCGGCATCGAGGGCGCGTCGTCGAGCGAGTTCGACCCCGAGACGACCGAGCCGGTCATCGCCACGATGGCGGAGCAGATCGAGATCCTCGACGGTGGAGACCTGGGTGGCACGATGCGGCTCGGCCTCTACAAGGCGGCGCTGGCGGAGGGCTCCCTGGCGAGCGAGCTGTACGGCGGCCCCGAGGCGTCGGAGCGTCACCGCCACCGCTACGAGGTCAACAACGCCTACCGTGCGCGTCTCTCCGAGGCCGGTCTGGTCTTCTCGGGTCTCAACCCCGAGCTCGACCTGGTCGAGTACGTCGAGCTCCCGCGGGACGTCCACCCGTACTACATCGCCACCCAGGCGCACCCGGAGCTCCGCTCGCGCCCGACCGACCCGCACCCGCTGTTCCGTGGCCTGGTCGGGGCTGCGATCGAGCGTCACCGCTCGAGCGAGCTCTTCGACGTCGAGGCCGATGCCGAGTTCGGCGAAGCAGTCGCCTGA
- the recN gene encoding DNA repair protein RecN, translated as MIEEMRMQGLGVIADAVLPLGPGFTAITGETGAGKTMVVTGLGLLLGQRADSGAVRAGATQASVAGVWIVPETGDVADIVADAGGELEPAGSGAAELYVSRTLSAEGRSRASVGGRAAPAGVLSALAEELVVVHGQSEQLRLRSAAAQRDALDRFGGAPIARALDAYASSFTRWRELDSEIADITENRDRRADEASRLREALALIEAAAPEPGEDVELSARAERLANAEELRLAASLAHGALSNEEGEPDASALIAEARRALERVSDAALTEISAGLADIGYRIADIAGQLSAYLADLDESGPHELAAVEERRAALSTLIRAHGSLDETLELWQTGSTRLAELEDDGERLARLEAERDAARAELDSRAEALTAERTAAAARLGVAVSDELHELAMPDATLEVAVTPGAESAHGRDDVAILLAPHPGAEPRSVSKGASGGELSRVMLAIEVVIAGTDPVPTFVFDEVDAGIGGAAAIEVGRRLARLAEKSQVIAVTHLAQVAAFANNHLSVVKSHDGAVTASSVRRLEGQEREAEMARLLSGLTDSDAAITHARELLSLGALTS; from the coding sequence ATGATCGAGGAGATGCGGATGCAGGGACTCGGCGTGATCGCCGACGCCGTGCTGCCTCTCGGGCCCGGATTCACCGCGATCACAGGTGAGACCGGTGCCGGCAAGACGATGGTCGTGACCGGCCTCGGGCTGCTGCTCGGTCAGCGCGCCGATTCCGGAGCGGTGCGTGCCGGTGCCACCCAGGCCTCGGTCGCGGGTGTGTGGATCGTCCCCGAGACCGGCGACGTCGCGGACATCGTGGCAGACGCCGGCGGCGAGCTGGAACCCGCCGGTTCCGGTGCCGCAGAGCTGTACGTCTCACGCACGCTGAGCGCCGAGGGACGCAGCCGTGCGAGCGTCGGAGGACGCGCGGCGCCGGCGGGTGTGCTGTCGGCCCTGGCCGAGGAGCTGGTCGTCGTGCACGGTCAGTCCGAGCAGCTCAGGCTGCGCTCTGCCGCTGCGCAGCGCGATGCGCTCGATCGCTTCGGAGGAGCGCCGATCGCCCGGGCGCTCGACGCCTACGCATCGTCGTTCACCCGGTGGCGCGAGCTGGATTCCGAAATCGCGGACATCACCGAGAACCGTGATCGTCGAGCCGACGAGGCCTCCCGGCTTCGGGAGGCACTTGCTCTCATCGAGGCTGCCGCCCCCGAACCGGGCGAGGACGTCGAGCTGTCGGCACGGGCCGAGCGCCTGGCGAACGCCGAGGAGCTGCGCCTCGCGGCCTCGCTGGCCCACGGCGCGCTCTCGAACGAAGAGGGCGAGCCCGACGCATCCGCGTTGATCGCCGAGGCGCGTCGCGCGCTCGAACGGGTCTCCGACGCCGCGCTCACCGAGATATCCGCAGGCCTCGCCGACATCGGCTACCGGATCGCCGACATCGCCGGACAGCTCTCCGCCTACCTCGCCGATCTCGACGAATCGGGACCGCACGAGCTCGCGGCGGTCGAAGAGCGGCGCGCGGCACTGAGCACGCTCATCCGTGCGCACGGTTCGCTGGACGAGACTCTCGAGCTGTGGCAGACCGGATCGACCCGGCTCGCCGAACTCGAAGACGACGGCGAGCGGCTCGCACGCCTCGAGGCCGAACGGGACGCCGCTCGTGCAGAACTGGATTCCCGGGCCGAGGCACTGACCGCGGAGCGCACCGCAGCCGCAGCACGCCTGGGCGTCGCCGTGAGCGATGAGCTGCACGAGCTCGCCATGCCGGACGCGACTCTCGAGGTCGCGGTCACGCCCGGGGCGGAGAGCGCTCACGGCCGCGACGACGTCGCCATCCTGCTCGCGCCCCACCCCGGTGCCGAACCCCGCTCCGTCTCGAAGGGGGCATCCGGCGGTGAGCTGTCGCGCGTGATGCTCGCCATCGAGGTCGTGATCGCCGGCACCGACCCCGTGCCGACCTTCGTCTTCGACGAGGTCGATGCCGGGATCGGCGGTGCGGCGGCGATCGAGGTCGGCCGACGACTCGCCCGACTCGCAGAGAAGTCGCAGGTGATCGCCGTGACTCATCTGGCTCAGGTCGCCGCGTTCGCCAACAACCACCTCTCCGTCGTGAAATCCCACGACGGAGCAGTCACCGCATCGAGTGTCCGCCGTCTCGAAGGCCAGGAGCGCGAGGCCGAGATGGCCCGACTGCTGTCCGGATTGACCGATTCGGATGCCGCGATCACCCACGCCCGAGAACTTCTCAGCCTCGGCGCCCTCACCTCCTGA
- a CDS encoding NAD kinase: protein MNERNILVVAHAGREDTVEAALRVVDALRGAGARPVLAADDSLDLRAVDARFADVDVLGETVQQEQLELAIVLGGDGTILRAAELVRGCAAPVLGINMGHVGFLAEIDRDDMDAAMRRVIDRDYEVEERLALSVRVKDVDGEVVYETFALNEATVEKASRERMIEVVLEIDGRPLSSFGCDGMVVSTPTGSTAYNFSAGGPVIWPSVEAIAVVPLSAHALFAKPLVVSPDAAVAIEMLEGTSGAGILWCDGRRSHDLPPGARVVVRRSSRPVRLARLHPTAFTDRLVRKFQLPVAGWRGQGAAS, encoded by the coding sequence ATGAACGAGCGCAACATCCTGGTCGTCGCCCATGCCGGCAGGGAAGACACGGTCGAAGCGGCCCTCCGCGTGGTCGATGCGCTGCGTGGCGCGGGGGCGCGCCCCGTGCTCGCCGCCGACGACAGCCTCGACCTGCGTGCCGTCGATGCCCGCTTCGCGGATGTCGACGTGCTCGGCGAGACGGTGCAGCAGGAGCAGCTCGAGCTCGCGATCGTCCTGGGCGGCGACGGCACGATCCTGCGAGCCGCCGAGCTGGTGCGCGGCTGCGCGGCGCCCGTGCTCGGGATCAACATGGGCCACGTCGGATTCCTCGCGGAGATCGATCGTGACGACATGGATGCCGCCATGCGCCGCGTCATCGACCGCGACTACGAGGTCGAAGAGCGTCTCGCGCTGTCGGTCCGGGTCAAGGACGTCGACGGCGAGGTGGTCTACGAGACGTTCGCCCTCAACGAGGCGACGGTCGAGAAGGCGAGTCGGGAGCGCATGATCGAGGTCGTGCTCGAGATCGACGGACGCCCCCTCTCGAGCTTCGGATGCGACGGAATGGTCGTGTCCACTCCGACCGGGTCCACGGCCTACAACTTCTCCGCGGGCGGTCCGGTCATCTGGCCGAGCGTCGAAGCCATCGCGGTGGTGCCGCTCTCGGCGCACGCGCTCTTCGCCAAGCCGCTGGTGGTCAGCCCCGATGCCGCCGTGGCCATCGAGATGCTCGAAGGCACGTCCGGCGCCGGCATCCTCTGGTGCGACGGGCGACGGTCCCACGACCTGCCGCCGGGGGCCCGAGTCGTCGTGCGGCGATCATCGCGCCCCGTGCGCCTCGCGCGTCTGCACCCGACCGCGTTCACCGATCGTCTGGTGCGCAAGTTCCAGTTGCCGGTCGCGGGATGGCGCGGGCAGGGGGCAGCCTCATGA